A stretch of the Haloplanus aerogenes genome encodes the following:
- a CDS encoding geranylgeranyl reductase family protein codes for MTTHEYDVVVVGAGTAGCYAAATAARAGLDVVVVERKDESEAGHIACGDALKGADAFPDSIPKSQIQSSFTNTGVDHGRFELPQHDTVLDIPIPGELAVIDRWEYGRRIIEGASTAGAEFHYDTVVQAVLQDGARVTGVRGIRKGDPVTYEADVTVDAAGALSILQDKVDFENATFDTNVSYSQFCSAYREIVEVPEEVEWDDALVFKPTQRAAGYLWYFPRTSTTINAGLGFQMTEEPMKLVEDLRRDLQNRPEFRGAKVKDKLGAALPTRRPYDSAVAPGFVAVGDAAGHVNPTTGGGIAGAAYAGTYAAEAIVDAISGDGPTEAALWEYNERVMDHFGGRYAGLDVYNVLSTAVDVDDLMGLLAALPGEKLAEALYSGSTSMSFGLKLKSAVKSFGYWGTILDFYRTKQLAEELIDRYEAYPSDPSGLAAWQENRDSLMERVYETTGAEPKY; via the coding sequence ATGACTACCCACGAGTACGACGTCGTCGTCGTCGGGGCGGGGACCGCCGGGTGTTACGCCGCGGCCACGGCCGCCCGCGCCGGCCTCGACGTCGTCGTCGTCGAGCGGAAAGACGAGTCGGAGGCGGGCCACATCGCGTGTGGCGACGCGCTGAAAGGCGCCGACGCTTTCCCCGACTCCATTCCGAAGTCACAGATCCAGTCCTCGTTCACCAACACCGGCGTCGACCACGGCCGATTCGAACTCCCACAGCACGACACGGTGCTCGATATCCCGATTCCGGGCGAACTCGCCGTCATCGACCGCTGGGAGTACGGCCGTCGCATCATCGAGGGCGCGTCGACCGCTGGTGCCGAATTCCACTACGACACGGTCGTTCAGGCCGTGTTACAGGACGGTGCGCGCGTCACCGGCGTCCGCGGCATCCGGAAGGGTGACCCCGTCACCTACGAGGCGGACGTGACCGTCGACGCCGCCGGCGCCCTCTCCATCCTGCAGGACAAGGTCGACTTCGAGAACGCCACCTTCGACACCAACGTCTCCTACTCGCAGTTCTGTTCCGCCTACCGCGAAATCGTCGAGGTGCCCGAGGAAGTCGAGTGGGACGACGCCCTCGTGTTCAAGCCGACCCAGCGCGCCGCGGGCTACCTCTGGTACTTCCCGCGGACGAGCACGACCATCAACGCCGGCCTCGGCTTCCAGATGACCGAGGAGCCGATGAAACTGGTCGAAGACCTGCGCCGTGACCTCCAGAATCGGCCCGAGTTCCGGGGCGCGAAGGTGAAAGACAAACTCGGCGCCGCCCTCCCCACTCGCCGTCCCTACGACTCGGCCGTCGCGCCGGGCTTCGTCGCCGTCGGCGACGCCGCCGGGCACGTCAACCCGACCACCGGCGGCGGCATCGCGGGCGCTGCCTACGCCGGCACCTACGCCGCCGAGGCCATCGTCGACGCCATCTCCGGCGATGGGCCGACGGAGGCCGCGCTCTGGGAGTACAACGAGCGCGTCATGGACCACTTCGGCGGCCGCTACGCCGGCCTCGACGTGTACAACGTCCTCTCCACCGCCGTCGACGTGGACGACCTGATGGGCCTGCTCGCCGCCCTCCCCGGCGAGAAACTGGCCGAGGCGCTCTACTCCGGGTCCACCTCGATGAGTTTCGGCCTGAAACTCAAGAGCGCGGTCAAGAGCTTCGGCTACTGGGGCACCATCCTCGATTTCTACCGGACGAAGCAGTTGGCGGAGGAACTGATCGATCGATACGAGGCGTACCC
- a CDS encoding phosphohexomutase domain-containing protein, producing MDLFGTAGIRGSVRTEVTPELAVAVGQAVGRDAGEVVVGRDGRTTGGALAAAVEAGVRSGGAAVRRVGVVPTPALAFASRGRYGVMLTASHNPPGDNGIKCFVDGVEYDRDRERVIEERVAADHDPVAWDVWGDGHEESVLDAYRAAVVDYARGYGAPLDDLSVAVDCGNGVGALATPAVLRDLGATVETLEGNVDGHFPGRESKPTPESLTTLRRFVADGDVAFGIGHDGDADRIVIVDGSGEVVHEDTVLAIVAERYVRASDAADPVVVTTPNASARIDERVTAAGGRVERVRLGALHEGIAAVRKEGGTVVFAAEPWKHIHPAFGGWIDAVASAAVFARHVAAEGIDGLRAPVTERPYRKVSVPCPDPAKADAMERLRTTLPEAFPEASVDTAHGVRLERPDGSWLLVRPSGTEPYVRLYAESESVDDLVTEARAVIERAVEGAS from the coding sequence ATGGACCTGTTCGGCACCGCGGGCATCCGCGGGAGCGTACGGACCGAGGTGACGCCGGAACTCGCGGTGGCGGTCGGGCAGGCGGTCGGTCGCGACGCTGGTGAGGTAGTCGTCGGCCGCGACGGCCGGACCACGGGCGGGGCGCTCGCGGCCGCCGTCGAGGCCGGCGTCCGCTCCGGCGGCGCCGCCGTCCGCCGCGTCGGTGTCGTGCCCACGCCAGCGCTCGCATTCGCCTCGCGCGGGCGATACGGCGTGATGCTCACCGCCTCGCACAACCCGCCCGGTGACAACGGCATCAAGTGTTTCGTCGACGGCGTCGAGTACGACCGGGACCGGGAGCGCGTGATCGAGGAGCGCGTGGCCGCCGATCACGACCCCGTCGCGTGGGACGTGTGGGGCGACGGCCACGAGGAATCGGTGCTCGACGCCTACCGCGCCGCCGTCGTCGACTACGCGCGCGGATACGGCGCGCCGCTCGACGACCTGTCGGTCGCCGTCGACTGCGGCAACGGCGTCGGCGCACTCGCTACCCCCGCGGTCCTCCGCGACCTCGGAGCGACCGTCGAGACGCTGGAGGGCAACGTCGACGGCCACTTCCCCGGCCGCGAGAGCAAGCCGACGCCTGAATCGCTCACCACGCTCCGCCGGTTCGTCGCCGACGGCGACGTCGCCTTCGGTATCGGGCACGACGGCGACGCCGACCGGATCGTGATCGTCGACGGCAGCGGAGAGGTCGTTCACGAGGACACCGTCCTCGCCATCGTCGCGGAGCGATACGTCCGCGCGAGCGACGCGGCCGATCCGGTGGTCGTGACGACGCCCAACGCCTCCGCTCGAATCGACGAGCGCGTTACGGCGGCGGGCGGGCGCGTCGAACGCGTCCGCCTCGGCGCGCTCCACGAAGGGATCGCAGCGGTGCGGAAGGAGGGAGGAACGGTCGTCTTCGCGGCCGAGCCGTGGAAACACATCCACCCCGCCTTCGGCGGGTGGATCGACGCCGTCGCCAGCGCGGCCGTCTTCGCGCGCCACGTCGCCGCGGAGGGGATCGACGGCCTCCGCGCGCCCGTCACGGAACGGCCGTATCGGAAGGTGAGCGTCCCCTGTCCCGATCCGGCGAAGGCGGACGCGATGGAGCGACTGCGGACGACGCTTCCCGAGGCGTTCCCCGAGGCGAGCGTCGACACCGCCCACGGGGTGCGGCTCGAACGCCCGGACGGCTCGTGGCTGCTCGTCCGGCCGAGCGGCACCGAGCCCTACGTCCGCCTCTACGCCGAGAGCGAGTCGGTCGACGACCTCGTGACGGAGGCGCGGGCCGTGATCGAGCGAGCGGTCGAGGGGGCGTCGTAG
- a CDS encoding flippase activity-associated protein Agl23 — protein sequence MSAADPSGGEGHGVDAVVLAVAAVTALALAARFVGLGARPFHWDEARVGYWSLRFLDTGAFEYRPVAGGPFLYVVERHVFGLVGTTDATARAVVAVIGGLSPLAALLFRRTSSGSARDAAPRYRLDDAETVAMAGLLAVSPALLYYSRFLRGDLPLAVFGLVVVGCTIRVLDTDDTTTVRRARYVGAAALGLAAATSAFFVGYLVCWLAAAALTVDQRRLVDTGADARQHLETAVGRLRGTTRSALSAVGVFLLVHLYFYAPRTGGSIQPSLATIGAAFVDTARKFYGVRVVGRRQGGEHQLLPYLSAHVETLLAASAVVVALAAVGFLVDRYGRGATRPVVAFHAYWAGVSLLVFPMITEESAAWLSVHTVAPAVVPAAAAVGLLVRYASASLSRDDAVGVAVAALIALAVAGQLGVAVMGTAYGPTTSENPLVHHAQPGDDLDPFVTDVSAAITGNEGVDVLFYGPTFVANYDDDPDSPPASDAWGNRLPLPWYLERMGAETGGVRDTSGLARMESLPPVVVADASQRSTLSAQLEGYEASTYRLSLWNREVVVFVR from the coding sequence ATGTCAGCGGCCGATCCGTCCGGCGGCGAGGGGCACGGCGTCGACGCCGTCGTCCTCGCCGTCGCCGCCGTCACCGCCCTCGCTCTCGCCGCTCGCTTCGTCGGCCTCGGTGCCCGCCCCTTCCACTGGGACGAGGCTCGTGTCGGCTACTGGAGCCTCCGATTCCTCGACACCGGCGCCTTCGAGTACCGTCCCGTCGCCGGCGGACCCTTCCTCTACGTCGTCGAACGGCACGTCTTCGGTCTCGTCGGTACGACGGACGCCACGGCGCGGGCCGTCGTCGCCGTGATCGGCGGGCTATCGCCGCTTGCCGCCCTGCTCTTTCGCCGGACTTCGTCCGGTTCAGCGAGGGACGCCGCTCCTCGATACCGCCTCGACGACGCCGAGACGGTCGCTATGGCGGGATTGCTGGCCGTCAGCCCCGCGCTCCTCTACTACAGCCGGTTCCTCCGGGGCGACCTGCCGCTGGCCGTGTTCGGCCTCGTCGTCGTCGGCTGTACGATTCGCGTCCTGGATACGGACGACACGACGACCGTCCGCCGCGCCCGGTACGTCGGCGCCGCGGCGCTCGGCCTCGCGGCCGCCACGTCGGCCTTTTTCGTCGGCTATCTCGTCTGCTGGCTGGCGGCCGCGGCGCTCACCGTCGATCAGCGCCGCCTCGTCGACACGGGGGCGGACGCCCGCCAGCATCTCGAAACCGCCGTCGGCCGCCTCCGGGGGACGACTCGTTCCGCACTCAGCGCCGTCGGGGTCTTTCTGCTCGTTCACCTGTACTTCTACGCGCCGCGGACGGGCGGGTCGATCCAGCCGTCGCTCGCGACCATCGGGGCGGCGTTCGTGGACACGGCCCGGAAGTTCTACGGCGTGCGCGTCGTCGGACGGCGACAGGGTGGCGAACACCAGTTGCTCCCGTACCTGAGCGCCCACGTGGAGACGCTGCTCGCGGCGTCGGCCGTGGTCGTCGCGCTGGCGGCGGTCGGCTTCCTCGTCGACCGGTACGGCCGAGGGGCGACGCGCCCGGTCGTCGCCTTCCACGCCTACTGGGCTGGCGTCTCCCTCCTCGTCTTCCCGATGATCACCGAGGAGAGCGCGGCGTGGCTGAGCGTCCACACCGTCGCCCCGGCAGTCGTCCCCGCGGCGGCGGCGGTCGGGTTGCTCGTCCGCTACGCCTCGGCGTCCCTGTCCCGGGACGACGCAGTGGGCGTCGCGGTGGCGGCGCTGATCGCGCTCGCAGTGGCAGGACAGCTCGGCGTCGCGGTGATGGGAACGGCCTACGGGCCGACGACGTCCGAGAATCCGCTAGTGCATCACGCCCAGCCGGGTGACGACCTCGACCCCTTCGTGACCGACGTGTCGGCGGCCATCACGGGCAACGAGGGCGTCGACGTACTCTTCTACGGGCCGACGTTCGTGGCGAACTACGACGACGACCCCGACTCCCCACCCGCGAGCGACGCGTGGGGGAACCGACTCCCGCTCCCGTGGTATCTCGAACGGATGGGCGCGGAGACGGGTGGCGTGCGCGACACGTCGGGACTGGCGCGGATGGAGTCGCTCCCGCCGGTGGTCGTCGCGGACGCCAGCCAGCGCTCGACGCTGTCGGCGCAACTGGAGGGCTACGAAGCGAGTACGTACCGCCTGTCGCTCTGGAACCGAGAAGTCGTGGTGTTCGTTCGTTAG
- a CDS encoding transcription initiation factor IIB, whose product MERPSRQRQRSQETEQEADESVDCPECGSDNIVTDADQGELVCDDCGLVIDERQIDRGPEWRAFNHSERQSKSRVGAPITETMHDRGLTTTIDWKDKDAYGRSLSSEKRSQMHRLRKWQERIRTKDAGERNLQFALSEIDRMASALGVPRSVREVASVIYRRALNEDLIRGRSIEGVATAALYAACRQEGIPRSLDEVAEVSRVPQKEIGRTYRYISQELGLELKPVDPKQFVPRFASALDLSEEVQAKATEIIDVSAEQGLLSGKSPTGFAAAAIYAASLLCNEKKTQREVADVAQVTEVTIRNRYQEQIEAMGFR is encoded by the coding sequence ATGGAACGTCCGAGCCGCCAACGTCAGCGGAGCCAAGAAACGGAACAGGAAGCGGACGAATCCGTTGACTGCCCCGAATGCGGGTCAGATAACATCGTCACGGACGCGGATCAGGGGGAACTCGTCTGTGACGACTGCGGACTGGTCATCGACGAACGGCAGATCGACCGTGGACCGGAGTGGCGGGCGTTCAATCACTCCGAGCGGCAGAGCAAGTCCCGCGTCGGCGCGCCGATCACCGAGACGATGCACGACCGCGGGTTGACGACGACGATCGACTGGAAGGACAAGGACGCCTACGGTCGCTCGCTCTCCTCCGAGAAACGCTCGCAGATGCATCGTCTGCGCAAGTGGCAAGAGCGCATCCGGACGAAGGACGCGGGCGAGCGCAACCTCCAGTTCGCCCTGTCCGAAATCGACCGAATGGCGTCCGCGCTCGGCGTCCCGCGTTCCGTCCGCGAAGTCGCCTCCGTCATCTATCGACGCGCGCTCAACGAGGACCTGATTCGTGGCCGCTCCATCGAGGGCGTCGCCACCGCCGCCCTCTACGCCGCCTGCCGACAGGAGGGGATTCCCCGCTCGCTCGACGAGGTAGCCGAAGTCTCCCGCGTCCCGCAGAAGGAGATCGGTCGGACGTATCGCTACATCTCGCAGGAACTCGGTCTCGAACTCAAACCCGTCGACCCCAAGCAGTTCGTGCCCCGCTTCGCCTCCGCCCTCGACCTCAGCGAGGAGGTCCAGGCCAAGGCGACGGAGATCATCGACGTATCGGCGGAACAGGGCCTCCTCTCGGGCAAGTCGCCCACCGGCTTCGCCGCCGCGGCCATCTACGCCGCGTCCCTCCTCTGCAACGAGAAGAAGACCCAGCGCGAGGTGGCGGACGTGGCGCAGGTGACCGAGGTTACCATCCGTAACCGCTATCAGGAACAGATCGAAGCGATGGGCTTCCGCTAA
- a CDS encoding helix-turn-helix domain-containing protein, translating into MPDSMSEQLQQDMECEGLLECFHGLKQLDRKCFQALVDTDEPLTVDEIAAAVDRERSTAYRAVQRLLQTGFITKEQVNYDQGGYYHVYSPTDPSKIADDLQRMLNDWYAKMGQLIQEFENKYEGAETTQPVEG; encoded by the coding sequence ATGCCGGATTCGATGTCCGAACAACTCCAGCAGGATATGGAGTGCGAGGGGCTCCTCGAGTGTTTCCACGGTCTCAAGCAGTTGGACCGGAAGTGTTTCCAGGCGCTCGTCGACACCGACGAACCGCTGACCGTCGACGAAATCGCCGCCGCGGTCGACCGCGAGCGATCGACGGCCTACCGGGCCGTCCAGCGTCTGCTTCAGACGGGGTTCATCACCAAAGAGCAGGTCAACTACGACCAGGGTGGCTACTACCACGTCTACTCGCCAACCGACCCCTCGAAGATCGCCGACGACCTGCAGCGCATGCTCAACGACTGGTACGCCAAGATGGGGCAGCTCATCCAGGAGTTCGAGAACAAGTACGAGGGCGCCGAGACGACCCAGCCCGTCGAAGGCTGA
- a CDS encoding sulfite exporter TauE/SafE family protein, with translation MEPTMLALFVVFGLLIGILFGFFGMGGSFLVTPALLVMGYPSRVAVGSGLAFVFGTSVIGALRHRDHGQVDYKLAGIMIVAMTVGIEVGKRVVDTLHAAGSADLVISVTYVGLLAAVGLVTLRDAWSEAGSGVDFSERVQALEIPPMVTLRGDVRVSATLIAALGLVVGILSGFLGVGGGFLLMPAMMYGLGVPAAIAVGTDILQITLSGAYGAFVYAKDGLVALPVVATLLLGSALGARIGAGATSLVDDDEIKGYFAAMLLAGSLAVATKHVGSAYGIEALATVSVALIFGATVLVSGAVVLAAVCRLRDGHGDTWCRLLTS, from the coding sequence ATGGAGCCCACGATGCTCGCGCTCTTCGTCGTCTTCGGCCTCCTCATCGGTATCCTCTTTGGCTTCTTCGGAATGGGGGGCTCGTTCCTCGTCACGCCCGCGCTCCTCGTTATGGGGTATCCCTCCCGCGTCGCCGTCGGGAGCGGTCTCGCGTTCGTCTTCGGGACGAGCGTGATCGGCGCGCTCAGACACCGCGATCACGGCCAGGTCGACTACAAACTCGCCGGCATCATGATCGTCGCCATGACCGTCGGCATCGAGGTCGGCAAGCGCGTCGTCGACACGCTCCACGCGGCGGGGTCGGCCGACCTCGTCATCAGCGTCACGTACGTCGGCCTACTGGCCGCTGTCGGCCTCGTGACGCTCCGCGACGCGTGGTCCGAGGCCGGGTCGGGCGTCGACTTCTCCGAACGCGTGCAGGCGCTCGAGATTCCACCCATGGTCACGCTCCGGGGCGACGTGCGCGTCTCCGCGACGCTCATTGCCGCCCTCGGTCTCGTCGTCGGCATTCTCTCCGGCTTCCTCGGCGTCGGCGGCGGGTTCCTCCTCATGCCCGCGATGATGTACGGACTGGGCGTGCCCGCCGCCATCGCCGTCGGCACCGACATCCTTCAGATCACGCTCTCGGGGGCGTACGGTGCCTTCGTCTACGCGAAAGACGGGCTGGTCGCCCTGCCCGTCGTCGCCACGCTCCTCCTCGGGAGCGCGCTCGGCGCCCGCATCGGCGCCGGCGCCACCAGCCTCGTCGACGACGACGAGATCAAGGGCTACTTCGCCGCGATGCTCCTCGCGGGGAGTCTCGCCGTCGCGACGAAACACGTCGGCTCGGCGTACGGCATCGAGGCGCTGGCGACCGTCTCCGTCGCCCTCATCTTCGGCGCGACGGTTCTCGTCAGCGGCGCCGTCGTTCTCGCGGCCGTCTGCCGCCTCCGCGACGGCCACGGCGACACCTGGTGTCGATTGCTCACGTCGTAG
- a CDS encoding DUF7512 family protein, which translates to MIDVAPDTARAVLLIGAVLGESIALYIGYGAVTAAVGESVRRALGGE; encoded by the coding sequence ATGATCGACGTCGCACCCGATACGGCACGGGCCGTCCTCCTCATCGGCGCCGTCCTCGGAGAATCGATTGCGCTCTACATCGGCTACGGCGCGGTAACCGCGGCCGTCGGCGAGAGCGTACGCCGTGCGCTCGGTGGTGAGTAA
- a CDS encoding YeeE/YedE family protein, with protein MADRHPLFMPLVLVGGLVFGFGLAYSHMARPEVVLNFLQFEDFGLLFVMFGGAAVTGLAYALGPRLLGRAPLTGDRFERRLKPFDRNVLVGGAIFGVGWGLSGVCPGAAYASLGVGNVAILWAIGGMFLGAYLQGRWRSRSTAPDATTAGAD; from the coding sequence ATGGCGGATCGTCATCCGCTGTTCATGCCGCTGGTCCTCGTCGGTGGGCTGGTGTTCGGGTTCGGCCTCGCGTACAGCCACATGGCGCGACCCGAAGTCGTGCTGAACTTCCTCCAGTTCGAGGACTTCGGCCTCCTCTTCGTCATGTTCGGCGGTGCGGCCGTCACCGGCCTCGCGTACGCCCTCGGTCCGCGACTGCTCGGCCGCGCGCCGCTCACCGGCGACCGGTTCGAGCGACGCCTGAAACCGTTCGACCGCAACGTCCTCGTCGGCGGCGCCATCTTCGGCGTCGGCTGGGGACTCTCGGGCGTCTGTCCCGGGGCCGCCTACGCCAGTCTCGGCGTCGGCAACGTCGCCATCCTCTGGGCCATCGGCGGCATGTTCCTCGGCGCGTACCTGCAGGGTCGCTGGCGGAGTCGGTCGACGGCGCCCGACGCCACGACGGCTGGCGCCGACTGA
- a CDS encoding YeeE/YedE family protein, producing MPGDPVSLTLVADLFPNGVARYAIGGLLVGLGAAVIYLGTGISAGASTFLESTLSYVSGVSRFQRYVASRDWRLVFTLGIVLGAGVYAVVFQGGPWSTDVGWWRLLLGGVFVGIGTRIGKGCTSGHGICGVGSASRTSIAGVVTFLLVAIGTAQLVAALGVTP from the coding sequence ATGCCGGGTGATCCCGTCTCGCTGACGCTGGTGGCCGACCTCTTCCCGAACGGGGTCGCCCGGTACGCCATCGGCGGCCTCCTCGTCGGTCTCGGCGCCGCCGTCATCTACCTCGGCACCGGCATCAGCGCCGGCGCGAGCACGTTCCTCGAATCGACGCTGTCGTACGTCTCCGGGGTCTCTCGGTTCCAGCGGTACGTCGCCTCGCGCGACTGGCGTCTCGTCTTCACGCTCGGCATCGTCCTCGGTGCCGGCGTCTACGCCGTCGTCTTCCAGGGTGGGCCGTGGTCGACCGACGTGGGATGGTGGCGACTCCTGCTCGGCGGCGTCTTCGTCGGTATCGGCACTCGTATCGGCAAGGGCTGTACGTCGGGCCACGGCATCTGTGGCGTCGGCTCGGCGTCGCGTACGTCCATCGCCGGCGTCGTCACGTTCTTGCTCGTCGCCATCGGCACGGCACAACTGGTCGCGGCACTGGGGGTGACGCCGTAA
- a CDS encoding MBL fold metallo-hydrolase: MDPEDFPTLDIDVETVDPEALYRRIENGEAITLLDVRMASEYDKWHIEGENVESINVPYFEFLEDEVDDETLDRIPDDRPVTIVCAKGGASQFVGGKLAERGYDVDNLDGGMNAWARIYEAVEVTGYDGAGTLWQYQRPSSGCLGYLLVDGDEAAVIDPLRAFTDRYLDDAAAQGADLVYALDTHIHADHISGVRELADAGVEGVLPAPAADRGVTYTDAVTLADDGDQFPVGDATIEAVYTPGHTTGMTSYLVDESFLATGDGLFVESVARPDLEDGADGAPDAARMLYESLQERVLTLPDDTLVGGSHASDAAVPADDGTYTAPLGDLVERMDALTMDADEFVDLILSDMPPRPANYEEIIATNLGRNDVDDEDAFELELGPNNCAASQGSLAGD, from the coding sequence ATGGATCCTGAAGACTTCCCGACTCTGGACATCGACGTGGAGACCGTCGACCCGGAGGCGCTGTACCGGCGCATCGAGAACGGCGAGGCGATCACGCTTCTCGACGTGCGCATGGCGTCGGAGTACGACAAGTGGCACATCGAGGGCGAGAACGTCGAGTCGATCAACGTCCCGTACTTCGAGTTCCTCGAGGACGAGGTCGACGACGAGACGCTCGATCGGATTCCCGACGACCGCCCGGTCACGATCGTCTGTGCGAAGGGCGGCGCCAGCCAGTTCGTCGGCGGCAAACTCGCCGAACGCGGCTACGACGTCGACAACCTCGACGGCGGGATGAACGCCTGGGCGCGCATCTACGAGGCCGTCGAAGTGACCGGCTACGACGGTGCCGGCACCCTCTGGCAGTACCAGCGCCCGTCCTCGGGTTGTCTCGGGTACCTCCTCGTCGACGGCGACGAGGCCGCGGTGATCGACCCGCTTCGCGCCTTCACCGACCGCTACCTCGACGACGCCGCGGCGCAGGGGGCGGACCTCGTCTACGCCCTCGATACGCACATCCACGCGGATCACATCTCGGGCGTGCGCGAACTCGCCGACGCGGGTGTCGAGGGCGTTCTTCCTGCCCCGGCCGCCGACCGCGGTGTGACCTACACCGACGCGGTGACGCTCGCCGACGACGGCGACCAGTTCCCGGTCGGCGACGCGACCATCGAGGCCGTCTACACGCCCGGCCACACGACGGGCATGACCTCGTATCTCGTCGACGAGTCGTTCCTCGCCACCGGTGACGGCCTCTTCGTCGAGAGCGTCGCCCGGCCGGACCTCGAAGACGGGGCCGACGGCGCGCCCGACGCCGCGCGGATGCTCTACGAGTCGCTGCAGGAGCGGGTGCTCACGCTCCCCGACGACACGCTCGTCGGCGGGTCGCACGCCAGCGACGCCGCCGTTCCTGCGGACGACGGCACCTACACCGCGCCGCTCGGCGACCTCGTGGAACGGATGGACGCGCTCACGATGGACGCGGACGAATTCGTCGACCTGATCCTCTCGGATATGCCCCCGCGACCGGCGAACTACGAGGAGATCATCGCCACGAACCTCGGTCGGAACGACGTGGACGACGAGGACGCCTTCGAACTCGAACTCGGCCCCAACAACTGCGCGGCGAGTCAGGGCTCGCTCGCCGGTGACTGA
- a CDS encoding sulfurtransferase TusA family protein — protein sequence MNTEFDIAETLDVKGASCPMPVIKTSEAVGDLDVGDVLEVLATDAGSMSDIDGWASSTDGVELLEQVDGGDVYKHYLRKTGE from the coding sequence ATGAACACCGAATTCGATATCGCGGAGACGCTCGACGTGAAGGGTGCATCGTGTCCGATGCCAGTCATCAAGACGAGCGAGGCGGTCGGCGACCTCGACGTGGGTGACGTGCTCGAAGTGCTGGCGACGGACGCCGGCAGTATGAGCGACATCGACGGCTGGGCTTCGAGCACCGACGGCGTCGAACTACTCGAGCAGGTCGACGGGGGCGACGTGTACAAACACTACCTGCGGAAGACGGGCGAATGA
- a CDS encoding DsrE/DsrF/DrsH-like family protein has product MSTDSAPTAGDGPTREDLQEQVETLRDRVESLEAAADDDGPKKMTIVATQGSFDMAYPPLILASTAAAFGWDVVVFYTFWGLDVLHEKKSRKLKLSAVGNPNMPMPNALAALPGMDRLATRMMEKRIADNGTATIEELIDVSLDQGVDLQACQMTMDLMEYDADDFYDGVTAGVGAATALQHMADSDVQLLV; this is encoded by the coding sequence ATGAGCACCGACAGCGCACCGACGGCGGGCGACGGGCCCACGCGCGAGGACCTGCAGGAACAGGTCGAGACGTTGCGCGACCGGGTCGAGAGCCTCGAAGCCGCAGCCGACGACGACGGCCCGAAGAAGATGACGATCGTCGCGACACAGGGGTCGTTCGACATGGCGTACCCGCCCCTGATCCTCGCGAGTACGGCCGCCGCGTTCGGCTGGGACGTAGTCGTCTTCTACACGTTCTGGGGGCTCGACGTCCTCCACGAGAAGAAGTCGCGGAAGCTGAAGCTGTCGGCGGTCGGCAATCCGAACATGCCGATGCCGAACGCCCTCGCGGCGCTTCCCGGGATGGACCGACTGGCGACCCGGATGATGGAGAAGCGGATCGCCGACAACGGCACGGCGACCATCGAGGAGCTGATCGACGTGTCGCTCGATCAGGGCGTCGACCTGCAGGCCTGTCAGATGACGATGGATCTGATGGAGTACGACGCGGACGACTTCTACGACGGCGTCACCGCCGGCGTCGGCGCCGCGACGGCGCTCCAGCACATGGCCGACTCGGACGTGCAGTTGCTCGTCTAA